A genomic segment from Meleagris gallopavo isolate NT-WF06-2002-E0010 breed Aviagen turkey brand Nicholas breeding stock chromosome 25, Turkey_5.1, whole genome shotgun sequence encodes:
- the RRAGC gene encoding ras-related GTP-binding protein C, with protein sequence AGGADSKPRILLMGLRRSGKSSIQKVVFHKMSPNETLFLESTNKIYKDDISNSSFVNFQIWDFPGQMDFFDPTFDYEMIFRGTGALIYVIDAQDDYMEALTRLHITVSKAYKVNPEMNFEVFIHKVDGLSDDHKIETQRDIHQRANDDLTDAGLEKLHLSFYLTSIYDHSIFEAFSKVVQKLIPQLPTLENLLNIFISNSGIEKAFLFDVVSKIYIATDSSPVDMQSYELCCDMIDVVIDVSCIYGLKEDGTGSAYDKESMAIIKLNNTTVLYLKEVTKFLALVCILREESFERKGLIDYNFHCFRKAIHEVFEVGVASHRICNHQASASSLKAVTHNGTPRNAV encoded by the exons GCGGGCGGGGCGGACTCGAAGCCGCGGATCCTTCTGATGGGGCTGCGGCGCAGCGGAAAGTCCTCCATCCAGAAG GTGGTATTTCACAAAATGTCTCCAAATGAGACTCTGTTCTTGGAAAGCACCAACAAGATCTACAAGGATGATATTTCCAACAGTTCATTTGTGAATTTCCAAATATGGGATTTTCCAGGGCAGATGGACTTTTTTGATCCGACATTTGATTATGAGATGATCTTCAGAGGAACAGGTGCTCTTATATATGTTATTGACGCTCAG GATGACTATATGGAAGCTTTAACAAGACTCCACATCACAGTTTCAAAGGCCTACAAGGTCAACCCAGAAATGAACTTTGAAGTTTTTATTCATAAAGTGGATGGTTTATCAGATGACCATAAAATAGAAACGCAGAGGGATATTCATCAGAGAGCTAATGATGACCTCACAGACGCTGGGCTTGAAAAACTTCACCTTAG CTTTTATTTGACCAGCATTTACGACCACTCAATATTTGAAGCCTTCAGTAAAGTGGTACAGAAGCTCATTCCACAACTGCCAACACTGGAAAATCTACTAAATATCTTTATATCA AATTCAGGCAttgaaaaagcttttctcttcGATGTAGTCAGCAAAATCTACATTGCAACAGACAGTTCCCCTGTGGACATGCAGTCGTATGAGTTGTGCTGTGACATGATCGATGTAGTGATAGATGTTTCCTGTATATATGG GTTAAAAGAAGATGGCACTGGAAGTGCTTATGATAAAGAGTCAATGGCAATTATCAAGCTCAATAACACAACAGTCCTGTACTTAAAGGAAGTAACAAAGTTTTTGGCCTTAGTTTGCATTCTTAGAGAAGAAAGTTTTGAGCGCAAAG GTCTGATAGACTACAATTTCCACTGCTTCCGCAAAGCCATTCACGAGGTCTTTGAGGTAGGTGTTGCCTCCCACAGAATCTGCAACCATCAAGCCAGCGCCTCCAGTCTGAAAGCAGTGACGCACAACGGCACACCCAGGAATGCAGTCTAG